The Halomonas sp. 7T genome contains a region encoding:
- a CDS encoding IS630 family transposase has protein sequence MRHDDGRKLDHKTLEAIRVRAVQRVMDGESPEVVIKALGMSRARIYEWLAAYREGGFDALKAKQISGRPKKLSGAQIRELYIWITTFTPDQLKFDFALWTRGRVRELIRQKFNVRLSDVSVGRLLRNLGLTPQKPLHRAYQQKPEAVKQWKEETYPEIRKEAKKVGATIYFGDEASIRSDYHSGTTWAPRGETPIIRNTGSRFSINLISAISPRGELRFKTIQGNMNTDAFLGFLKALVQDVDKPVFLILDNHPVHHARRVRDYVESLDGKLRLFFLPPYSPELNPDESVWGYIKYHHVGKKIINSKEQLRSTVYRQLRRLQKLPRLLKSFFGHPDLAYISG, from the coding sequence ATGCGCCACGATGACGGTCGTAAACTTGATCACAAAACATTAGAAGCCATTCGCGTTCGCGCCGTTCAACGGGTCATGGATGGCGAGAGTCCAGAAGTCGTCATCAAAGCGCTGGGGATGAGCCGAGCACGAATCTATGAATGGCTGGCTGCCTACCGCGAGGGTGGCTTTGACGCGCTCAAGGCCAAGCAGATTTCCGGTCGTCCCAAGAAACTGAGCGGTGCTCAGATCCGGGAGCTGTATATCTGGATAACGACCTTTACGCCGGACCAGTTGAAGTTTGATTTTGCCCTGTGGACTCGGGGCCGAGTGCGTGAGCTCATCCGGCAAAAGTTCAACGTCCGGTTAAGCGATGTCTCGGTCGGTCGTCTGCTTCGAAACCTGGGGCTGACGCCTCAGAAACCCCTGCATCGGGCCTACCAGCAAAAGCCAGAGGCCGTGAAACAATGGAAAGAAGAGACCTACCCGGAAATTCGCAAGGAAGCAAAAAAAGTCGGCGCCACCATCTATTTCGGCGATGAAGCCAGCATTCGGTCTGATTATCACAGTGGCACCACCTGGGCACCCAGGGGTGAAACTCCGATCATCCGTAATACGGGCAGTCGCTTCAGCATCAATCTGATCTCGGCCATCTCGCCTCGCGGCGAGCTTCGCTTTAAGACCATTCAGGGCAACATGAACACCGATGCGTTTCTTGGTTTCCTCAAGGCTCTGGTGCAAGACGTTGACAAGCCGGTTTTCCTGATCCTCGATAACCACCCGGTTCATCATGCTCGTCGGGTTCGAGACTATGTTGAGAGTCTCGACGGCAAGCTCAGGTTGTTCTTCCTGCCGCCGTACTCGCCGGAGCTGAATCCTGACGAGTCTGTTTGGGGCTATATCAAATACCATCACGTCGGTAAAAAGATCATTAACAGCAAAGAACAACTTCGGAGCACTGTTTACCGGCAGCTTCGACGTTTGCAAAAATTGCCACGACTATTGAAATCGTTTTTTGGCCATCCGGATTTGGCTTATATCTCCGGGTAA
- a CDS encoding LysR family transcriptional regulator yields MSRVTLAQWQMLAAVVDHGGFARAAEAVHKSPSTLNHAVHKLEEQLGVQVLEPVGRQVRLTEAGELLLRRARQLIESADTLEDVASRLAAGLEAEVVVAIDQIFPAAAQAKALERFSETYPQVRVQLHESVLNGGIEMLYDGRADLVVSGIDAQGFLGEPLAFMRFVAVAHPRHPLHQLGRSLDLRDLSQYRQLVVRDSALRQSANAGWLKAEQRWTVSHINTSLDMLKRGLGFAWMPETRIVDDLKSGKLKPLPLAAGSIREVPVQLIFRDRDRAGPAAHAMAQALRQAVAEECSDDSIPSNETP; encoded by the coding sequence ATGTCTCGGGTAACACTTGCACAATGGCAGATGCTAGCCGCCGTGGTTGACCACGGAGGGTTCGCGCGTGCGGCAGAAGCCGTTCATAAAAGTCCCTCTACGCTTAACCATGCGGTTCATAAATTAGAAGAGCAGTTGGGTGTCCAGGTGTTAGAACCTGTGGGCAGGCAGGTACGCCTCACTGAGGCGGGTGAATTGCTGTTGCGCCGCGCGCGCCAGTTGATTGAAAGCGCTGACACGCTTGAGGATGTAGCATCGCGATTAGCGGCTGGCCTGGAGGCCGAGGTTGTCGTCGCGATTGACCAGATTTTTCCAGCGGCCGCCCAAGCCAAAGCGCTTGAACGTTTTTCAGAAACCTATCCTCAGGTTCGGGTTCAGCTCCATGAGAGTGTTCTCAATGGCGGCATCGAAATGCTCTACGATGGCCGCGCTGACTTGGTTGTGTCGGGCATCGACGCCCAGGGGTTTTTAGGAGAGCCTTTGGCATTCATGCGTTTTGTGGCCGTGGCGCATCCAAGGCATCCCCTTCATCAGTTGGGGCGCTCGCTGGATTTACGCGATTTGTCTCAATATCGACAGTTGGTGGTGCGTGACTCCGCGCTGCGTCAGTCAGCTAACGCTGGGTGGTTAAAAGCAGAGCAGCGCTGGACGGTGAGTCACATTAATACCTCGCTGGATATGCTCAAGCGAGGATTGGGTTTTGCCTGGATGCCTGAAACGCGCATTGTGGATGATCTAAAAAGTGGGAAGCTAAAACCGCTACCGCTGGCAGCAGGTAGCATTCGTGAAGTGCCGGTACAGCTCATTTTTCGTGACCGGGATCGAGCCGGTCCGGCCGCTCATGCAATGGCGCAAGCGCTGAGGCAGGCGGTTGCCGAGGAGTGCTCTGATGATTCGATTCCCTCGAATGAAACGCCGTAA